In one Musa acuminata AAA Group cultivar baxijiao chromosome BXJ2-5, Cavendish_Baxijiao_AAA, whole genome shotgun sequence genomic region, the following are encoded:
- the LOC135612544 gene encoding uncharacterized protein LOC135612544, translating to MEKEAGLVAPKKKKVSMIPAKMVPPLPSATPEARKPAVVRSVTRDEIDKYWMTRRMIEEDHLLAAEKAAARIRAKALKEEDYRRFEESLKEMSNSAEEDEDGKEGDDEELQIGIKDWWTKSKFAYLNQPAIKSMGENATPKRPTSTYIPQHICFLDVSAAAQLYNSSSSSSFGGFLNQQCRMSTR from the exons ATGGAGAAGGAAGCAGGTTTGGtggcaccaaagaagaagaaggtttcGATGATCCCCGCGAAGATGGTGCCGCCGCTGCCATCGGCAACGCCGGAAGCAAGAAAGCCGGCCGTCGTCAGGAGCGTGACGCGAGACGAGATCGATAAGTACTGGATGACGAGACGAATGATCGAAGAGGATCACCTCCTCGCGGCCGAGAAGGCGGCTGCAAGGATCAGAGCCAAGGCTCTCAAG GAGGAGGACTACCGGCGATTCGAGGAATCGCTGAAGGAGATGTCGAACAGTGCTGAAGAGGACGAGGATGGCAAGGAAGGAGACGACGAGGAGCTGCAGATAGGCATCAAGGACTG GTGGACCAAAAGCAAGTTCGCGTATCTGAACCAGCCGGCCATCAAATCCATGGGGGAGAACGCAACACCAAAGCGTCCGACTTCCACGTACATTCCGCAACACATCTGCTTCCTCGACGTCTCTGCTGCTGCCCAACTCTacaattcatcatcatcatcatcatttgggGGTTTTCTAAATCAGCAATGTCGGATGTCTACGAGATAG
- the LOC103973648 gene encoding uncharacterized protein LOC103973648 produces MRRTANMGFSSVIRRGLSPRLPSPWRSLHEGPDTIDELLDRHLVKKSPKDNDEDDELAAQRRLTSTRREALSLYRDVLRASRFFAWSDARGVPWREVLRENARREFEEARFERDPEVVTRLLIGGRDAVQKALDKLVEGSKKRVEAEEQQRRDGGGR; encoded by the coding sequence ATGAGAAGGACAGCGAACATGGGTTTCTCTTCCGTGATCCGGCGCGGACTTTCGCCAAGACTTCCATCCCCTTGGCGATCGCTCCACGAAGGGCCCGACACGATTGACGAGCTCCTCGACCGCCACCTCGTCAAGAAGAGCCCCAAGGACAACGACGAGGACGACGAGCTCGCGGCCCAGCGGAGGCTCACGAGCACGCGGCGGGAGGCGCTGTCCCTCTACCGCGACGTCCTCCGGGCCTCTCGCTTCTTCGCCTGGTCGGATGCTCGCGGCGTCCCCTGGCGAGAGGTCCTCCGGGAGAACGCCCGCCGCGAGTTCGAGGAGGCGCGCTTCGAGCGCGATCCAGAGGTCGTCACCCGGCTGCTCATCGGCGGCCGCGACGCGGTCCAGAAGGCCCTGGACAAGCTCGTCGAAGGCAGCAAGAAGAGGGTCGAGGCGGAGGAGCAGCAGCGAAGGGATGGCGGCGGGAGATGA